Proteins encoded within one genomic window of Gadus macrocephalus chromosome 16, ASM3116895v1:
- the chchd2 gene encoding coiled-coil-helix-coiled-coil-helix domain-containing protein 2 yields the protein MPRGSRSRGSRMAPPASRSPPPMRAAPPRSYAPVPTQAAPSAMAAPAAAAAPRQPGMFAQMATTAAGVAVGSAVGHTIGHAMTGGFGGGNSEAKPDVTYQEPNTAQPQYQQQPQSMYPQQPQSMYQQEAPQQQACSYELKQFIDCAQNQRDFSMCEGFSEVLKQCKFANGMS from the exons ATGCCAAGAGGAAGCAGAAGTCGGGGCTCACGGATGGCCCCTCCAGCCAG CCGGTCCCCACCACCCATGAGGGCAGCTCCTCCTCGCTCATATGCCCCAGTCCCCACCCAAGCGGCTCCATCTGCCATGgctgctccagcagcagcagcagcacccaggCAACCTGGTATGTTTGCCCAGATGGCTACCACAGCTGCCGGGGTAGCAGTGGGCTCTGCAGTAGGACACACCATCGGCCATGCCATGACCGGAGGCTTCGGTGGAGGAAATTCAGAGGCTAAACCTGACGTCACGTATCAG GAGCCTAACACGGCACAGCCACAATACCAGCAGCAGCCACAGTCTATGTACCCACAGCAGCCACAGTCCATGTACCAGCAGGAGGCCCCACAGCAGCAGGCATGCTCCTATGAGCTCAAGCAGTTCATAGACTGTGCCCAGAACCAGAGGGATTTCAGTATGTGCGAGGGCTTCAGCGAGGTGCTGAAACAGTGCAAGTTTGCAAATG GTATGTCCTGA
- the im:7138535 gene encoding protein FAM98A, with the protein MERFITTISAIKSLGYPDTACVRHCCCDELPCPLLSWLVAELLVIHPELQDNKRSILLVGELRELLETMHCPITMLSSDTLSPALLNKITAFLVSELEAARILKYKAAHPDDQTSAGKTELEQRVEEPTHQNTELCQSLEDCKVDMGMRREEMSTEFALLLQALDMDASSQYPDVLQEVETRIAQLSLKDMSDPLLNSSLNSEQWRQVERINQVLLKEYACRQQMIVKRFEVTLQSFAWGDKGKGYDQILSSVPPLSSLAPSSQVSMPLLLAARMDQSCILPVKAGPSTAIYKVLMGSVPDRGGRPGEIEPPMPRWEGRREKGRGGGGRGGGGHPQRSKFSGKKKGKKE; encoded by the exons ATGGAGAGGTTTATAACAACGATATCTGCCATCAAGTCTCTTGG TTACCCAGATACCGCATGCGTAAGACACTGCTGTTGTGATGAGCTGCCCTGTCCTCTGCTCTCCTGGTTGGTGGCAGAGCTGTTGGTGATCCACCCAGAGTTACAAG ATAATAAAAGGTCCATCCTGCTGGTAGGAGAACTGAGAGAATTATTGGAAACCATGCACTGTCCAATCACTATGCTGTCATCAGACACGCTAAGTCCTGCTCTTCTCAACAAGATCACTG CGTTCCTTGTATCTGAACTAGAAGCAGCTCGTATACTTAAGTACAAGGCAGCACACCCTGATGACCAAACCAGTGCAGGTAAAACTGAATTAGAGCAGAGGGTCGAGGAGCCCACCCATCAAAACACAGAGCTCTGTCAGTCACTGGAAGACTGCAAGGTGGACATGGGCATGAGACGGGAAGAGATGTCCACAGAATTTGCCTTGCTGCTCCAAGCACTTGACATGGATGCCTCCTCTCAGTATCCAGATGTGTTGCAGGAG gtggagACGAGGATTGCTCAGTTATCATTAAAAGATATGAGTGATCCACTTCTTAATTCCAGTCTCAACTCAGAGCAATGG AGGCAGGTTGAAAGGATAAACCAAGTCTTGCTGAAAGAGTATGCATGTCGACAGCAAATGATTGTCAAACGCTTTGAGGTCACGCTGCAGTCTTTTGCATGGGGAGATAAAGGAAAG GGGTATGATCAAATACTCTCCTCAGTGCCCCCACTATCTTCTCTTGCACCGTCATCTCAAGTGTCCATGCCTCTTCTGCTTGCTGCGAGAATGGATCAGTCTTGCATCCTGCCAGTTAAGGCTGGACCAAGTACGGCCATCTACAAG GTACTGATGGGCAGTGTCCCCGACAGAGGTGGGCGGCCTGGGGAGATCGAGCCCCCCATGCCGCGCTGGGAGGGGAGACGAGagaagggaaggggaggagggggaagaggagggggggggcatcctCAACGAAGCAAATTCTCAGGaaaaaagaaagggaaaaaggAGTAA
- the si:ch211-235m3.5 gene encoding BICD family-like cargo adapter 1, with protein MDRMDQLGLKSMNMEFEDGFFDYGTEEITDDQDPSELLAALKQKEEEVILAAQLGNALLLENRQLKDRSEKLQEQCTDKLELLEQGRHELRLKLTSCQSQWENQVGELERDVSELRAQVERLTQAVDEAEREKGQAQQHHAKHAQRLREQLRTAMEVERAMSSELQALKEQLNQAGTHSSTLDDELISAMREQVMRLTQREQALEERLASMCQENAELRESLASIQTQLALQDQHNQQQSQQLSEARGEVAKEHGRSRELQTQLDELQEEVSFQEARSHGDSSLLSELESSLATAEMGLSTEQVRQEVSSALQLLLPLTRGTDAPGCLPVGGDMNALLCQLTDTARSLADSGCPQEMNSAFVDWRSDLCGNPSASELRDQNTDLQEKNAELRTELEHRQEQKEVVQQAIKDRDEAIAKKNLMEMELVRSKNEMMSLNNQLLEAIQRKLVLSQELEAWQEDIQIIINQQLKAQQQSEQLQRNPPHSNGMSFFRKPNTTPATSPRTGQPTPPTSWGLEVDQEKAQSPWKQWLRLGKRAQHSK; from the exons ATGGATCGAATGGATCAATTGGGGTTGAAATCCATGAACATGGAGTTTGAGGACGGCTTCTTTGATTATGGGACGGAGGAAATAACAGATGATCAAGACCCGAGTGAACTTCTCGCCGCTTTGAAACAAAAGGAGGAAGAGGTTATTTTGGCAGCGCAGCTGGGAAACGCATTGCTGCTGGAAAACCGTCAGTTGAAAGATCGGAGCGAAAAGCTTCAGGAGCAATGCACAGACAAACTTGAG TTGCTGGAGCAGGGCAGGCATGAGCTGCGTCTGAAGCTGACCAGCTGCCAGTCGCAGTGGGAGAACCAGGTGGGGGAGCTGGAGCGCGATGTGAGTGAGCTGAGGGCCCAGGTGGAGAGGCTGACTCAGGCCGTTGACGAGGCCGAGAGGGAGAAGGGCCAGGCCCAGCAGCACCACGCCAAACACGCCCAGCGACTGCGAGAGCAGCTCCGTACC GCCATGGAGGTGGAGAGAGCCATGTCCAGTGAGCTGCAAGCTCTAAAGGAACAGCTCAACCAAGCGGGAACCCATAGCAGTACCCTTGACGACGAGCTAATCAGTGCCAtgagggagcag GTGATGCGTCTGACCCAGAGGGAGCAGGCTTTGGAGGAGCGTCTGGCGAGTATGTGTCAGGAGAACGCAGAGCTGAGGGAGAGCCTAGCCTCCATACAAACTCAGCTGGCCCTGCAGGACCAGCACAACCAGCAGCAGAGCcaacag ctgagCGAGGCGCGGGGGGAGGTAGCGAAGGAGCATGGCCGATCCCGGGAGCTGCAGACCCAGCTGGATGAGCTGCAGGAGGAGGTGTCCTTCCAGGAGGCCAGGAGCCACGGGGACTCCTCCCTGCTGTCAGAGCTGGAGAGCAGCCTGGCTACAGCAGAGATGGGCCTCAGCACAGAACAG GTGAGGCAAGAAGTGTCTTCGGCACTCCAGTTGCTTCTTCCGTTGACCCGGGGCACGGATGCACCAGGTTGCCTTCCTGTTGGGGGGGACATGAACGCCTTGCTCTGCCAGCTGACGGACACGGCAAGAAGCCTGGCCGACTCCGGCTGCCCACAG GAGATGAATTCAGCCTTTGTGGATTGGAGGAGTGATCTGTGTGGGAACCCGAGCGCTTCAGAGCTCCGGGATCAG AACACTGATTTGCAGGAGAAGAATGCAGAGTTGCGGACAGAACTGGAACACCGACAGGAGCAGAAAGAGGTCGTACAACAGGCCATCAAAGATCGAGATGAAGCCATAGCCAA GAAGAACCTAATGGAGATGGAGCTTGTGAGGAGTAAAAATGAGATGATGTCTCTGAACAACCAGCTGCTGGAAGCCATCCAGCGCAAACTGGTGCTGTCACAGGAGCTAGAGGCCTGGCAG GAGGACATCCAGATCATCATCAACCAGCAGCTGAAAGCACAGCAACAGTCAGAGCAACTGCAGAGAAATCCTCCGCACTCCAATGGCATGTCCTTCTTCAGAAAGCCCAACACCACACCAGCAACCTCCCCTCGGACCGGCCAGCCCACCCCGCCCACCTCCTGGGGGTTGGAAGTGGACCAGGAGAAAGCCCAGTCCCCCTGGAAGCAGTGGCTCAGGCTGGGCAAGCGGGCGCAGCACAGCAAATGA
- the LOC132474017 gene encoding arsenite methyltransferase-like isoform X2 has product MVHPEVIAKYYGCGLVVPECMEACQVLDLGSGSGRDCYMLSKLVGEKGNVTGIDMTEKLLEVARTYTDYHTQAFGYKAPNIRFVQGYLEALNEAGIEGSAYDICISNGAVNLCPDKKPVLQEAYRVLKEGGELYFSDVYSSGRLTEEIRNSNVLWGECLSGALWWEDLMQLAEEVGFSPPRFVSGAAIKVFNKEMQDILGDFKFLSATYRLFKVPRGAGKPREVVYQGGITGMEESFSLDSQYTFKVNEVVEVDGDVAEILTRSRFSDKFTMLPPGGPSQTCGASPKAGAVNPFELIHHRSDVPGSTTGGCCGTQPTGCCN; this is encoded by the exons ATGGTGCACCCTGAAGTCATTGCCAA GTACTATGGCTGTGGCCTGGTGGTGCCAGAGTGCATGgaggcctgccaggtacttgaCCTGGGCAGTGGGAGTGGGAGGGACTGCTACATGCTGAGTAAGCTGGTGGGAGAGAAGGGCAATGTCACCGGCATTGACATGACTGAGAAGCTG CTGGAGGTTGCCAGAACCTACACTGACTACCACACACAAGCGTTTGGCTATAAAGCACCGAACATCCGGTTTGTCCAGGGATACCTCGAGGCCTTGAATGAAGCTGGGATTGAGGGAAGCGCATATGATATCTGCAT TTCCAATGGTGCGGTGAATCTGTGTCCAGACAAGAAGCCAGTTTTGCAGGAAGCTTACCGTGTTCTCAAG GAAGGTGGTGAGCTCTACTTCAGCGACGTCTACAGCAGTGGAAGATTAACAGAGGAAATAAGAAACAGCAATGTTCTCTGGG GCGAGTGCCTCAGTGGAGCCCTCTGGTGGGAGGATCTGATGCAGCTGGCGGAGGAGGTGGGCTTCAGCCCTCCTCGCTTTGTCAGCGGAGCCGCCATCAAAGTGTTCAACAAAGAGATGCAGGACATTCTGG GCGACTTCAAATTCCTCTCAGCCACTTACCGCCTGTTCAAAGTTCCCCGGGGCGCTGGTAAACCCCGTGAGGTGGTGTACCAGGGCGGCATCACTGGGATGGAGGAGAGCTTTAGCTTGGACTCTCAGTACACCTTCAAG GTGAACGAGGTAGTGGAGGTGGACGGGGATGTGGCTGAGATCCTGACCCGTTCCAGGTTCTCTGATAAGTTCACCATGCTGCCGCCTGGAGGGCCGTCTCAAACCTGTGGTGCTAGCCCTAAA GCGGGCGCTGTGAATCCATTTGAGCTGATCCATCACAGGAGTGATGTTCCAGGATCCACCACAGGGGGGTGCTGTGGCACACAACCAACTGGGTGCTGCAACTAA
- the LOC132474017 gene encoding arsenite methyltransferase-like isoform X1 — MAATGGSIEKCFKETATHLKVKEFYGKVLKKTTDLKTDACVASSGPVPAHIRHALNMVHPEVIAKYYGCGLVVPECMEACQVLDLGSGSGRDCYMLSKLVGEKGNVTGIDMTEKLLEVARTYTDYHTQAFGYKAPNIRFVQGYLEALNEAGIEGSAYDICISNGAVNLCPDKKPVLQEAYRVLKEGGELYFSDVYSSGRLTEEIRNSNVLWGECLSGALWWEDLMQLAEEVGFSPPRFVSGAAIKVFNKEMQDILGDFKFLSATYRLFKVPRGAGKPREVVYQGGITGMEESFSLDSQYTFKVNEVVEVDGDVAEILTRSRFSDKFTMLPPGGPSQTCGASPKAGAVNPFELIHHRSDVPGSTTGGCCGTQPTGCCN; from the exons ATGGCTGCAACAGGGGG TTCAATTGAGAAATGCTTCAAGGAAACCGCCACACACCTGAAAGTCAAA GAGTTCTATGGTAAGGTTTTGAAGAAAACCACGGATTTGAAGACCGATGCCTGTGTGGCCTCCTCCGGGCCTGTCCCTGCCCACATCCGCCATGCTCTTAATATGGTGCACCCTGAAGTCATTGCCAA GTACTATGGCTGTGGCCTGGTGGTGCCAGAGTGCATGgaggcctgccaggtacttgaCCTGGGCAGTGGGAGTGGGAGGGACTGCTACATGCTGAGTAAGCTGGTGGGAGAGAAGGGCAATGTCACCGGCATTGACATGACTGAGAAGCTG CTGGAGGTTGCCAGAACCTACACTGACTACCACACACAAGCGTTTGGCTATAAAGCACCGAACATCCGGTTTGTCCAGGGATACCTCGAGGCCTTGAATGAAGCTGGGATTGAGGGAAGCGCATATGATATCTGCAT TTCCAATGGTGCGGTGAATCTGTGTCCAGACAAGAAGCCAGTTTTGCAGGAAGCTTACCGTGTTCTCAAG GAAGGTGGTGAGCTCTACTTCAGCGACGTCTACAGCAGTGGAAGATTAACAGAGGAAATAAGAAACAGCAATGTTCTCTGGG GCGAGTGCCTCAGTGGAGCCCTCTGGTGGGAGGATCTGATGCAGCTGGCGGAGGAGGTGGGCTTCAGCCCTCCTCGCTTTGTCAGCGGAGCCGCCATCAAAGTGTTCAACAAAGAGATGCAGGACATTCTGG GCGACTTCAAATTCCTCTCAGCCACTTACCGCCTGTTCAAAGTTCCCCGGGGCGCTGGTAAACCCCGTGAGGTGGTGTACCAGGGCGGCATCACTGGGATGGAGGAGAGCTTTAGCTTGGACTCTCAGTACACCTTCAAG GTGAACGAGGTAGTGGAGGTGGACGGGGATGTGGCTGAGATCCTGACCCGTTCCAGGTTCTCTGATAAGTTCACCATGCTGCCGCCTGGAGGGCCGTCTCAAACCTGTGGTGCTAGCCCTAAA GCGGGCGCTGTGAATCCATTTGAGCTGATCCATCACAGGAGTGATGTTCCAGGATCCACCACAGGGGGGTGCTGTGGCACACAACCAACTGGGTGCTGCAACTAA